A genome region from Oncorhynchus masou masou isolate Uvic2021 chromosome 14, UVic_Omas_1.1, whole genome shotgun sequence includes the following:
- the LOC135553769 gene encoding dexamethasone-induced Ras-related protein 1-like: MSPSENEFNIPAKNCHRMVILGSTKVGKTAIICRFLNERVEDQYTPTIEDFHRKLYCIRGDAYQLDILDTSGNHPFPAMRRLSILTGDVFILVFSLDNRDSFQEVQRLKRQIYETKSCLKNKTKENVDVPIVICGNKCDREFNREVQHEEIEQLVAGDEQCAYYEISAKRNTNIDQMFQTLFTMAKLPNEMSPDSHRKVSLQYCEVLQNSRRKSFRNKKYKDGEAYGIVEPFARRPSVHSDLRYIKEKAIGGGQSKQSCTIS; the protein is encoded by the exons ATGTCTCCTTCCGAGAACGAGTTTAACATCCCGGCCAAAAATTGCCACCGGATGGTGATTCTGGGCTCTACAAAAGTTGGCAAGACGGCCATCATCTGTCGGTTTCTGAACGAAAGAGTCGAGGACCAGTACACCCCGACCATCGAGGACTTTCATAGAAAATTATACTGCATTCGGGGAGATGCGTACCAGTTGGACATCCTGGACACCTCTGGAAACCATCCCTTCCCCGCTATGAGGAGACTCTCTATCCTTACTG GTGACGTTTTCATCCTGGTGTTCAGTCTGGATAACAGAGACTCCTTCCAAGAGGTCCAGCGCCTGAAGCGTCAAATTTACGAGACCAAGTCCTGCCTGAAAAATAAAACCAAAGAGAACGTGGATGTCCCGATCGTTATCTGCGGGAACAAGTGTGACCGGGAGTTTAACCGGGAGGTTCAGCATGAGGAGATTGAGCAGCTGGTGGCTGGTGATGAGCAGTGTGCCTACTATGAGATCTCTGCAAAACGGAACACTAATATCGACCAGATGTTTCAGACTCTTTTTACCATGGCTAAACTGCCCAACGAGATGAGCCCGGACTCTCACCGCAAAGTTTCCTTACAGTACTGCGAAGTACTGCAAAACAGCAGAAGAAAATCTTTCAGAAATAAGAAATACAAAGACGGCGAGGCATACGGGATTGTGGAGCCGTTCGCGCGCCGACCAAGCGTGCACAGTGACTTGAGGTACATAAAAGAGAAAGCTATCGGAGGCGGACAGAGCAAACAGAGTTGCACCATCAGCTAA